Proteins encoded within one genomic window of Perognathus longimembris pacificus isolate PPM17 chromosome 28, ASM2315922v1, whole genome shotgun sequence:
- the LOC125343004 gene encoding late histone H2B.L4-like — protein MPYREMGNFWTFQNTDMTAQQKKTKCCRCGRRRCHRRHCHHHRCPESFAQYFPLLLNKIHPGLKLSQETMHIMDSFVKDMFARIATEASSLAHSTNRSTISARDIQAAVRLLLPENLSKNAVNQATRALLRFSRNK, from the coding sequence ATGCCATACAGAGAAATGGGAAACTTCTGGACTTTTCAGAACACTGATATGACTGCCCAGCAGAAGAAAACAAAGTGTTGTCGCTGTGGCCGCCGCCGCTGCCACCGCCGCCACTGCCACCACCATCGCTGCCCTGAAAGCTTTGCCCAGTATTTTCCCCTGTTGCTGAACAAGATTCACCCAGGGCTTAAGCTTTCCCAGGAGACGATGCACATCATGGATTCCTTTGTAAAGGACATGTTTGCTCGCATCGCCACCGAGGCCAGTAGTCTGGCTCACAGCACTAACCGTTCCACCATATCTGCCAGAGACATCCAGGCAGCTGTGCGCCTTCTGCTGCCTGAGAACCTCAGCAAGAATGCTGTGAACCAGGCCACTAGAGCCCTGCTTAGGTTCAGCAGGAATAAGTGA